A single region of the Maniola jurtina chromosome 6, ilManJurt1.1, whole genome shotgun sequence genome encodes:
- the LOC123866408 gene encoding dynamin-1-like protein isoform X4, whose translation MEALIPVINKLQDVFNTVGADAIQLPQIVVLGNQSSGKSSVIESLVGRSFLPRGPGIVTRRPLILQLVYSPKDSKEHRSAEEVYRNQETGSVSWNPLVQLLPKGTVNLEEWAKFLHTKEKIYSNFDEIRQEIERETDRMAGNNKGICPEPINLKIFSTRVVNLTLVDLPGITKVPIGDQPEDIENQIRNLIIKYIANPNSIILAVTAANTDMATSEAIKMAKEVDPDGRRTLAVVTKLDLMDAGTDAIDILCGRVIPVKLGIIGVVNRSQQDIIDRKSITDALKDEATYLQRKYPTIASRNGTPYLAKTLNRLLMHHIRDCLPELKVRVNVMISQFQSLLNSYGEDVSDKSQTLLQIITKFASAYCSTIEGTARNIETTELCGGARICYIFHETFGRTLDSIHPLVGLTRMDILTAIRNATGPRPALFVPEVSFELLVKRQIRRLEDPSLRCVELVHEEMQRIVQHCGTEVQQEMQRFPRLHQRIVDVVTLLLRTRLPATNSMVENLVAIELAYINTKHPDFRSEAALVSALLKSDGLVDDHTPMYRQKNPRPTSTPVSAVLRVNGSPENKAMTPQKPVNLLPEVPSQTSRKLSDKELHDCDVIERLIKSYFYIVRKSIKDTVPKAVMHFLVNYVKDNLQSELVTHLYKSDQADNLLNESEHIAHRRKEAADMLKALQRAGQIISEIRETHMW comes from the exons ATGGAAGCACTTATTCCAGTTATTAACAAGCTTCAGGACGTTTTCAACACCGTAGGAGCTGATGCCATCCAATTACCTCAAATTGTAGTACTGGGGAATCag AGTTCAGGTAAAAGTTCAGTAATAGAGAGCCTCGTAGGGCGTTCCTTCTTACCTCGGGGGCCAGGCATTGTTACACGCCGTCCACTCATCCTGCAACTGGTGTACAGTCCAAAAGACAGCAAGGAACATCGCTCAGCGGAAGAAG TATATAGAAACCAGGAAACAGGAAGTGTATCATGGAATCCATTAGTCCAACTTTTACCCAAAG GAACTGTAAATTTGGAAGAATGGGCCAAATTTCTGCATACAAAGGAAAAGATCTATTCGAATTTCGACGAAATTCGGCAAGAGATAGAGAGAGAGACGGACCGTATGGCCGGCAACAACAAGGGAATATGCCCGGAACCAATCAACCTCAAGATTTTTTCTACCAGGGTTGTCAACTTGACACTTGTAGACCTGCCTGGAATCACAAAG GTGCCTATAGGAGATCAACCGGAAGACATAGAGAATCAAATTAGGAATCTTATAATCAAATATATTGCTAACCCTAATTCAATAATACTGGCAGTCACTGCAGCTAACACAGACATGGCAACCAGTGAAGCCATCAAAATGGCCAAAGAGGTTGATCCTGATGGAAGGAGAACATTGGCTGTGGTTACTAAACTTGATCTCATGGATGCTG GAACTGATGCGATCGACATCCTGTGTGGACGGGTGATCCCGGTCAAACTGGGAATCATTGGCGTCGTGAATCGGTCACAGCAAGACATCATAGATAGAAAATCTATTACG GATGCCCTCAAAGATGAAGCTACGTATCTCCAAAGGAAGTATCCAACGATAGCGTCACGTAACGGCACTCCTTACTTGGCGAAGACCCTTAACCGGCTTCTAATGCACCATATACGGGACTGTCTACCGGAACTAAAG GTGCGCGTCAATGTAATGATATCACAGTTCCAATCATTACTCAACTCGTACGGTGAAGACGTGTCGGACAAGTCTCAGACGCTGCTACAAATTATCACCAAGTTCGCCAGCGCCTACTGCTCCACCATAGAAGGCACGGCCAGGAATATTGAAACAACAGAGTTGTGTGGCGGCGCTAGAATATGCTATATATTTCACGAAACCTTCGGGCGGACGCTGGACTCTATACATCCCTTAGTAG GTTTAACACGTATGGATATTCTGACTGCAATAAGAAACGCGACCGGCCCGAGACCTGCGCTGTTTGTGCCCGAGGTCTCATTTGAGCTGTTGGTCAAACGGCAGATTAGAAGGCTGGAGGACCCTTCGTTACGCTGTGTGGAGCTG GTGCACGAGGAAATGCAGCGCATCGTGCAGCACTGCGGCACAGAGGTGCAGCAGGAGATGCAGCGCTTCCCGCGCCTGCACCAGCGCATCGTGGACGTGGTCACGCTACTGCTGCGCACGCGCCTGCCCGCCACCAACTCCATG GTTGAAAACCTAGTGGCCATCGAGCTAGCGTACATAAACACGAAACATCCGGACTTCCGCAGCGAGGCCGCGTTGGTCTCCGCGCTACTGAAGAGCGACGGCCTGGTGGACGACCACACTCCAATGTACCGCCAGAAGAACCCGCGCCCCACATCCACTCCGGTATCCGCCGTTCTAAGA GTGAATGGCAGCCCGGAAAACAAAGCAATGACACCGCAGAAGCCCGTCAACTTGCTGCCCGAGGTGCCGAGCCAGACCTCCCGCAAGCTCTCCGACAAAGAACTACATGACTGCGATGTTATTG AGCGTCTGATAAAGTCGTACTTCTACATAGTACGCAAGTCGATCAAGGACACGGTCCCGAAGGCTGTGATGCACTTCCTCGTGAACTACGTGAAGGACAACCTGCAGTCCGAGCTCGTCACACACCTCTACAAGTCGGACCAGGCCGACAACCTGCTGAACGAGTCCGAACATATCGCACATCGGAGGAAGGAAGCCGCCGATATGCTTAAG GCTCTGCAGCGCGCCGGTCAAATCATAAGCGAAATCCGCGAAACCCATATGTGGTGA
- the LOC123866408 gene encoding dynamin-1-like protein isoform X1 has translation MEALIPVINKLQDVFNTVGADAIQLPQIVVLGNQSSGKSSVIESLVGRSFLPRGPGIVTRRPLILQLVYSPKDSKEHRSAEEVYRNQETGSVSWNPLVQLLPKGTVNLEEWAKFLHTKEKIYSNFDEIRQEIERETDRMAGNNKGICPEPINLKIFSTRVVNLTLVDLPGITKVPIGDQPEDIENQIRNLIIKYIANPNSIILAVTAANTDMATSEAIKMAKEVDPDGRRTLAVVTKLDLMDAGTDAIDILCGRVIPVKLGIIGVVNRSQQDIIDRKSITDALKDEATYLQRKYPTIASRNGTPYLAKTLNRLLMHHIRDCLPELKVRVNVMISQFQSLLNSYGEDVSDKSQTLLQIITKFASAYCSTIEGTARNIETTELCGGARICYIFHETFGRTLDSIHPLVGLTRMDILTAIRNATGPRPALFVPEVSFELLVKRQIRRLEDPSLRCVELVHEEMQRIVQHCGTEVQQEMQRFPRLHQRIVDVVTLLLRTRLPATNSMVENLVAIELAYINTKHPDFRSEAALVSALLKSDGLVDDHTPMYRQKNPRPTSTPVSAVLRHVPAITDGQDRSPPHANHDYSGTPQVNGSPENKAMTPQKPVNLLPEVPSQTSRKLSDKELHDCDVIERLIKSYFYIVRKSIKDTVPKAVMHFLVNYVKDNLQSELVTHLYKSDQADNLLNESEHIAHRRKEAADMLKALQRAGQIISEIRETHMW, from the exons ATGGAAGCACTTATTCCAGTTATTAACAAGCTTCAGGACGTTTTCAACACCGTAGGAGCTGATGCCATCCAATTACCTCAAATTGTAGTACTGGGGAATCag AGTTCAGGTAAAAGTTCAGTAATAGAGAGCCTCGTAGGGCGTTCCTTCTTACCTCGGGGGCCAGGCATTGTTACACGCCGTCCACTCATCCTGCAACTGGTGTACAGTCCAAAAGACAGCAAGGAACATCGCTCAGCGGAAGAAG TATATAGAAACCAGGAAACAGGAAGTGTATCATGGAATCCATTAGTCCAACTTTTACCCAAAG GAACTGTAAATTTGGAAGAATGGGCCAAATTTCTGCATACAAAGGAAAAGATCTATTCGAATTTCGACGAAATTCGGCAAGAGATAGAGAGAGAGACGGACCGTATGGCCGGCAACAACAAGGGAATATGCCCGGAACCAATCAACCTCAAGATTTTTTCTACCAGGGTTGTCAACTTGACACTTGTAGACCTGCCTGGAATCACAAAG GTGCCTATAGGAGATCAACCGGAAGACATAGAGAATCAAATTAGGAATCTTATAATCAAATATATTGCTAACCCTAATTCAATAATACTGGCAGTCACTGCAGCTAACACAGACATGGCAACCAGTGAAGCCATCAAAATGGCCAAAGAGGTTGATCCTGATGGAAGGAGAACATTGGCTGTGGTTACTAAACTTGATCTCATGGATGCTG GAACTGATGCGATCGACATCCTGTGTGGACGGGTGATCCCGGTCAAACTGGGAATCATTGGCGTCGTGAATCGGTCACAGCAAGACATCATAGATAGAAAATCTATTACG GATGCCCTCAAAGATGAAGCTACGTATCTCCAAAGGAAGTATCCAACGATAGCGTCACGTAACGGCACTCCTTACTTGGCGAAGACCCTTAACCGGCTTCTAATGCACCATATACGGGACTGTCTACCGGAACTAAAG GTGCGCGTCAATGTAATGATATCACAGTTCCAATCATTACTCAACTCGTACGGTGAAGACGTGTCGGACAAGTCTCAGACGCTGCTACAAATTATCACCAAGTTCGCCAGCGCCTACTGCTCCACCATAGAAGGCACGGCCAGGAATATTGAAACAACAGAGTTGTGTGGCGGCGCTAGAATATGCTATATATTTCACGAAACCTTCGGGCGGACGCTGGACTCTATACATCCCTTAGTAG GTTTAACACGTATGGATATTCTGACTGCAATAAGAAACGCGACCGGCCCGAGACCTGCGCTGTTTGTGCCCGAGGTCTCATTTGAGCTGTTGGTCAAACGGCAGATTAGAAGGCTGGAGGACCCTTCGTTACGCTGTGTGGAGCTG GTGCACGAGGAAATGCAGCGCATCGTGCAGCACTGCGGCACAGAGGTGCAGCAGGAGATGCAGCGCTTCCCGCGCCTGCACCAGCGCATCGTGGACGTGGTCACGCTACTGCTGCGCACGCGCCTGCCCGCCACCAACTCCATG GTTGAAAACCTAGTGGCCATCGAGCTAGCGTACATAAACACGAAACATCCGGACTTCCGCAGCGAGGCCGCGTTGGTCTCCGCGCTACTGAAGAGCGACGGCCTGGTGGACGACCACACTCCAATGTACCGCCAGAAGAACCCGCGCCCCACATCCACTCCGGTATCCGCCGTTCTAAGA CACGTGCCGGCCATCACGGACGGGCAGGATAGGTCGCCGCCGCATGCCAACCACGACTACTCTGGTACACCGCAG GTGAATGGCAGCCCGGAAAACAAAGCAATGACACCGCAGAAGCCCGTCAACTTGCTGCCCGAGGTGCCGAGCCAGACCTCCCGCAAGCTCTCCGACAAAGAACTACATGACTGCGATGTTATTG AGCGTCTGATAAAGTCGTACTTCTACATAGTACGCAAGTCGATCAAGGACACGGTCCCGAAGGCTGTGATGCACTTCCTCGTGAACTACGTGAAGGACAACCTGCAGTCCGAGCTCGTCACACACCTCTACAAGTCGGACCAGGCCGACAACCTGCTGAACGAGTCCGAACATATCGCACATCGGAGGAAGGAAGCCGCCGATATGCTTAAG GCTCTGCAGCGCGCCGGTCAAATCATAAGCGAAATCCGCGAAACCCATATGTGGTGA
- the LOC123866408 gene encoding dynamin-1-like protein isoform X5, with amino-acid sequence MEALIPVINKLQDVFNTVGADAIQLPQIVVLGNQSSGKSSVIESLVGRSFLPRGPGIVTRRPLILQLVYSPKDSKEHRSAEEGTVNLEEWAKFLHTKEKIYSNFDEIRQEIERETDRMAGNNKGICPEPINLKIFSTRVVNLTLVDLPGITKVPIGDQPEDIENQIRNLIIKYIANPNSIILAVTAANTDMATSEAIKMAKEVDPDGRRTLAVVTKLDLMDAGTDAIDILCGRVIPVKLGIIGVVNRSQQDIIDRKSITDALKDEATYLQRKYPTIASRNGTPYLAKTLNRLLMHHIRDCLPELKVRVNVMISQFQSLLNSYGEDVSDKSQTLLQIITKFASAYCSTIEGTARNIETTELCGGARICYIFHETFGRTLDSIHPLVGLTRMDILTAIRNATGPRPALFVPEVSFELLVKRQIRRLEDPSLRCVELVHEEMQRIVQHCGTEVQQEMQRFPRLHQRIVDVVTLLLRTRLPATNSMVENLVAIELAYINTKHPDFRSEAALVSALLKSDGLVDDHTPMYRQKNPRPTSTPHVPAITDGQDRSPPHANHDYSGTPQVNGSPENKAMTPQKPVNLLPEVPSQTSRKLSDKELHDCDVIERLIKSYFYIVRKSIKDTVPKAVMHFLVNYVKDNLQSELVTHLYKSDQADNLLNESEHIAHRRKEAADMLKALQRAGQIISEIRETHMW; translated from the exons ATGGAAGCACTTATTCCAGTTATTAACAAGCTTCAGGACGTTTTCAACACCGTAGGAGCTGATGCCATCCAATTACCTCAAATTGTAGTACTGGGGAATCag AGTTCAGGTAAAAGTTCAGTAATAGAGAGCCTCGTAGGGCGTTCCTTCTTACCTCGGGGGCCAGGCATTGTTACACGCCGTCCACTCATCCTGCAACTGGTGTACAGTCCAAAAGACAGCAAGGAACATCGCTCAGCGGAAGAAG GAACTGTAAATTTGGAAGAATGGGCCAAATTTCTGCATACAAAGGAAAAGATCTATTCGAATTTCGACGAAATTCGGCAAGAGATAGAGAGAGAGACGGACCGTATGGCCGGCAACAACAAGGGAATATGCCCGGAACCAATCAACCTCAAGATTTTTTCTACCAGGGTTGTCAACTTGACACTTGTAGACCTGCCTGGAATCACAAAG GTGCCTATAGGAGATCAACCGGAAGACATAGAGAATCAAATTAGGAATCTTATAATCAAATATATTGCTAACCCTAATTCAATAATACTGGCAGTCACTGCAGCTAACACAGACATGGCAACCAGTGAAGCCATCAAAATGGCCAAAGAGGTTGATCCTGATGGAAGGAGAACATTGGCTGTGGTTACTAAACTTGATCTCATGGATGCTG GAACTGATGCGATCGACATCCTGTGTGGACGGGTGATCCCGGTCAAACTGGGAATCATTGGCGTCGTGAATCGGTCACAGCAAGACATCATAGATAGAAAATCTATTACG GATGCCCTCAAAGATGAAGCTACGTATCTCCAAAGGAAGTATCCAACGATAGCGTCACGTAACGGCACTCCTTACTTGGCGAAGACCCTTAACCGGCTTCTAATGCACCATATACGGGACTGTCTACCGGAACTAAAG GTGCGCGTCAATGTAATGATATCACAGTTCCAATCATTACTCAACTCGTACGGTGAAGACGTGTCGGACAAGTCTCAGACGCTGCTACAAATTATCACCAAGTTCGCCAGCGCCTACTGCTCCACCATAGAAGGCACGGCCAGGAATATTGAAACAACAGAGTTGTGTGGCGGCGCTAGAATATGCTATATATTTCACGAAACCTTCGGGCGGACGCTGGACTCTATACATCCCTTAGTAG GTTTAACACGTATGGATATTCTGACTGCAATAAGAAACGCGACCGGCCCGAGACCTGCGCTGTTTGTGCCCGAGGTCTCATTTGAGCTGTTGGTCAAACGGCAGATTAGAAGGCTGGAGGACCCTTCGTTACGCTGTGTGGAGCTG GTGCACGAGGAAATGCAGCGCATCGTGCAGCACTGCGGCACAGAGGTGCAGCAGGAGATGCAGCGCTTCCCGCGCCTGCACCAGCGCATCGTGGACGTGGTCACGCTACTGCTGCGCACGCGCCTGCCCGCCACCAACTCCATG GTTGAAAACCTAGTGGCCATCGAGCTAGCGTACATAAACACGAAACATCCGGACTTCCGCAGCGAGGCCGCGTTGGTCTCCGCGCTACTGAAGAGCGACGGCCTGGTGGACGACCACACTCCAATGTACCGCCAGAAGAACCCGCGCCCCACATCCACTCCG CACGTGCCGGCCATCACGGACGGGCAGGATAGGTCGCCGCCGCATGCCAACCACGACTACTCTGGTACACCGCAG GTGAATGGCAGCCCGGAAAACAAAGCAATGACACCGCAGAAGCCCGTCAACTTGCTGCCCGAGGTGCCGAGCCAGACCTCCCGCAAGCTCTCCGACAAAGAACTACATGACTGCGATGTTATTG AGCGTCTGATAAAGTCGTACTTCTACATAGTACGCAAGTCGATCAAGGACACGGTCCCGAAGGCTGTGATGCACTTCCTCGTGAACTACGTGAAGGACAACCTGCAGTCCGAGCTCGTCACACACCTCTACAAGTCGGACCAGGCCGACAACCTGCTGAACGAGTCCGAACATATCGCACATCGGAGGAAGGAAGCCGCCGATATGCTTAAG GCTCTGCAGCGCGCCGGTCAAATCATAAGCGAAATCCGCGAAACCCATATGTGGTGA
- the LOC123866408 gene encoding dynamin-1-like protein isoform X2: MEALIPVINKLQDVFNTVGADAIQLPQIVVLGNQSSGKSSVIESLVGRSFLPRGPGIVTRRPLILQLVYSPKDSKEHRSAEEVYRNQETGSVSWNPLVQLLPKGTVNLEEWAKFLHTKEKIYSNFDEIRQEIERETDRMAGNNKGICPEPINLKIFSTRVVNLTLVDLPGITKVPIGDQPEDIENQIRNLIIKYIANPNSIILAVTAANTDMATSEAIKMAKEVDPDGRRTLAVVTKLDLMDAGTDAIDILCGRVIPVKLGIIGVVNRSQQDIIDRKSITDALKDEATYLQRKYPTIASRNGTPYLAKTLNRLLMHHIRDCLPELKVRVNVMISQFQSLLNSYGEDVSDKSQTLLQIITKFASAYCSTIEGTARNIETTELCGGARICYIFHETFGRTLDSIHPLVGLTRMDILTAIRNATGPRPALFVPEVSFELLVKRQIRRLEDPSLRCVELVHEEMQRIVQHCGTEVQQEMQRFPRLHQRIVDVVTLLLRTRLPATNSMVENLVAIELAYINTKHPDFRSEAALVSALLKSDGLVDDHTPMYRQKNPRPTSTPHVPAITDGQDRSPPHANHDYSGTPQVNGSPENKAMTPQKPVNLLPEVPSQTSRKLSDKELHDCDVIERLIKSYFYIVRKSIKDTVPKAVMHFLVNYVKDNLQSELVTHLYKSDQADNLLNESEHIAHRRKEAADMLKALQRAGQIISEIRETHMW; the protein is encoded by the exons ATGGAAGCACTTATTCCAGTTATTAACAAGCTTCAGGACGTTTTCAACACCGTAGGAGCTGATGCCATCCAATTACCTCAAATTGTAGTACTGGGGAATCag AGTTCAGGTAAAAGTTCAGTAATAGAGAGCCTCGTAGGGCGTTCCTTCTTACCTCGGGGGCCAGGCATTGTTACACGCCGTCCACTCATCCTGCAACTGGTGTACAGTCCAAAAGACAGCAAGGAACATCGCTCAGCGGAAGAAG TATATAGAAACCAGGAAACAGGAAGTGTATCATGGAATCCATTAGTCCAACTTTTACCCAAAG GAACTGTAAATTTGGAAGAATGGGCCAAATTTCTGCATACAAAGGAAAAGATCTATTCGAATTTCGACGAAATTCGGCAAGAGATAGAGAGAGAGACGGACCGTATGGCCGGCAACAACAAGGGAATATGCCCGGAACCAATCAACCTCAAGATTTTTTCTACCAGGGTTGTCAACTTGACACTTGTAGACCTGCCTGGAATCACAAAG GTGCCTATAGGAGATCAACCGGAAGACATAGAGAATCAAATTAGGAATCTTATAATCAAATATATTGCTAACCCTAATTCAATAATACTGGCAGTCACTGCAGCTAACACAGACATGGCAACCAGTGAAGCCATCAAAATGGCCAAAGAGGTTGATCCTGATGGAAGGAGAACATTGGCTGTGGTTACTAAACTTGATCTCATGGATGCTG GAACTGATGCGATCGACATCCTGTGTGGACGGGTGATCCCGGTCAAACTGGGAATCATTGGCGTCGTGAATCGGTCACAGCAAGACATCATAGATAGAAAATCTATTACG GATGCCCTCAAAGATGAAGCTACGTATCTCCAAAGGAAGTATCCAACGATAGCGTCACGTAACGGCACTCCTTACTTGGCGAAGACCCTTAACCGGCTTCTAATGCACCATATACGGGACTGTCTACCGGAACTAAAG GTGCGCGTCAATGTAATGATATCACAGTTCCAATCATTACTCAACTCGTACGGTGAAGACGTGTCGGACAAGTCTCAGACGCTGCTACAAATTATCACCAAGTTCGCCAGCGCCTACTGCTCCACCATAGAAGGCACGGCCAGGAATATTGAAACAACAGAGTTGTGTGGCGGCGCTAGAATATGCTATATATTTCACGAAACCTTCGGGCGGACGCTGGACTCTATACATCCCTTAGTAG GTTTAACACGTATGGATATTCTGACTGCAATAAGAAACGCGACCGGCCCGAGACCTGCGCTGTTTGTGCCCGAGGTCTCATTTGAGCTGTTGGTCAAACGGCAGATTAGAAGGCTGGAGGACCCTTCGTTACGCTGTGTGGAGCTG GTGCACGAGGAAATGCAGCGCATCGTGCAGCACTGCGGCACAGAGGTGCAGCAGGAGATGCAGCGCTTCCCGCGCCTGCACCAGCGCATCGTGGACGTGGTCACGCTACTGCTGCGCACGCGCCTGCCCGCCACCAACTCCATG GTTGAAAACCTAGTGGCCATCGAGCTAGCGTACATAAACACGAAACATCCGGACTTCCGCAGCGAGGCCGCGTTGGTCTCCGCGCTACTGAAGAGCGACGGCCTGGTGGACGACCACACTCCAATGTACCGCCAGAAGAACCCGCGCCCCACATCCACTCCG CACGTGCCGGCCATCACGGACGGGCAGGATAGGTCGCCGCCGCATGCCAACCACGACTACTCTGGTACACCGCAG GTGAATGGCAGCCCGGAAAACAAAGCAATGACACCGCAGAAGCCCGTCAACTTGCTGCCCGAGGTGCCGAGCCAGACCTCCCGCAAGCTCTCCGACAAAGAACTACATGACTGCGATGTTATTG AGCGTCTGATAAAGTCGTACTTCTACATAGTACGCAAGTCGATCAAGGACACGGTCCCGAAGGCTGTGATGCACTTCCTCGTGAACTACGTGAAGGACAACCTGCAGTCCGAGCTCGTCACACACCTCTACAAGTCGGACCAGGCCGACAACCTGCTGAACGAGTCCGAACATATCGCACATCGGAGGAAGGAAGCCGCCGATATGCTTAAG GCTCTGCAGCGCGCCGGTCAAATCATAAGCGAAATCCGCGAAACCCATATGTGGTGA
- the LOC123866408 gene encoding dynamin-1-like protein isoform X7, whose amino-acid sequence MEALIPVINKLQDVFNTVGADAIQLPQIVVLGNQSSGKSSVIESLVGRSFLPRGPGIVTRRPLILQLVYSPKDSKEHRSAEEVYRNQETGSVSWNPLVQLLPKGTVNLEEWAKFLHTKEKIYSNFDEIRQEIERETDRMAGNNKGICPEPINLKIFSTRVVNLTLVDLPGITKVPIGDQPEDIENQIRNLIIKYIANPNSIILAVTAANTDMATSEAIKMAKEVDPDGRRTLAVVTKLDLMDAGTDAIDILCGRVIPVKLGIIGVVNRSQQDIIDRKSITDALKDEATYLQRKYPTIASRNGTPYLAKTLNRLLMHHIRDCLPELKVRVNVMISQFQSLLNSYGEDVSDKSQTLLQIITKFASAYCSTIEGTARNIETTELCGGARICYIFHETFGRTLDSIHPLVGLTRMDILTAIRNATGPRPALFVPEVSFELLVKRQIRRLEDPSLRCVELVHEEMQRIVQHCGTEVQQEMQRFPRLHQRIVDVVTLLLRTRLPATNSMVENLVAIELAYINTKHPDFRSEAALVSALLKSDGLVDDHTPMYRQKNPRPTSTPVSAVLRLFLRQMGERGSILVFLAKLLDCGQVNCRDRSPHKT is encoded by the exons ATGGAAGCACTTATTCCAGTTATTAACAAGCTTCAGGACGTTTTCAACACCGTAGGAGCTGATGCCATCCAATTACCTCAAATTGTAGTACTGGGGAATCag AGTTCAGGTAAAAGTTCAGTAATAGAGAGCCTCGTAGGGCGTTCCTTCTTACCTCGGGGGCCAGGCATTGTTACACGCCGTCCACTCATCCTGCAACTGGTGTACAGTCCAAAAGACAGCAAGGAACATCGCTCAGCGGAAGAAG TATATAGAAACCAGGAAACAGGAAGTGTATCATGGAATCCATTAGTCCAACTTTTACCCAAAG GAACTGTAAATTTGGAAGAATGGGCCAAATTTCTGCATACAAAGGAAAAGATCTATTCGAATTTCGACGAAATTCGGCAAGAGATAGAGAGAGAGACGGACCGTATGGCCGGCAACAACAAGGGAATATGCCCGGAACCAATCAACCTCAAGATTTTTTCTACCAGGGTTGTCAACTTGACACTTGTAGACCTGCCTGGAATCACAAAG GTGCCTATAGGAGATCAACCGGAAGACATAGAGAATCAAATTAGGAATCTTATAATCAAATATATTGCTAACCCTAATTCAATAATACTGGCAGTCACTGCAGCTAACACAGACATGGCAACCAGTGAAGCCATCAAAATGGCCAAAGAGGTTGATCCTGATGGAAGGAGAACATTGGCTGTGGTTACTAAACTTGATCTCATGGATGCTG GAACTGATGCGATCGACATCCTGTGTGGACGGGTGATCCCGGTCAAACTGGGAATCATTGGCGTCGTGAATCGGTCACAGCAAGACATCATAGATAGAAAATCTATTACG GATGCCCTCAAAGATGAAGCTACGTATCTCCAAAGGAAGTATCCAACGATAGCGTCACGTAACGGCACTCCTTACTTGGCGAAGACCCTTAACCGGCTTCTAATGCACCATATACGGGACTGTCTACCGGAACTAAAG GTGCGCGTCAATGTAATGATATCACAGTTCCAATCATTACTCAACTCGTACGGTGAAGACGTGTCGGACAAGTCTCAGACGCTGCTACAAATTATCACCAAGTTCGCCAGCGCCTACTGCTCCACCATAGAAGGCACGGCCAGGAATATTGAAACAACAGAGTTGTGTGGCGGCGCTAGAATATGCTATATATTTCACGAAACCTTCGGGCGGACGCTGGACTCTATACATCCCTTAGTAG GTTTAACACGTATGGATATTCTGACTGCAATAAGAAACGCGACCGGCCCGAGACCTGCGCTGTTTGTGCCCGAGGTCTCATTTGAGCTGTTGGTCAAACGGCAGATTAGAAGGCTGGAGGACCCTTCGTTACGCTGTGTGGAGCTG GTGCACGAGGAAATGCAGCGCATCGTGCAGCACTGCGGCACAGAGGTGCAGCAGGAGATGCAGCGCTTCCCGCGCCTGCACCAGCGCATCGTGGACGTGGTCACGCTACTGCTGCGCACGCGCCTGCCCGCCACCAACTCCATG GTTGAAAACCTAGTGGCCATCGAGCTAGCGTACATAAACACGAAACATCCGGACTTCCGCAGCGAGGCCGCGTTGGTCTCCGCGCTACTGAAGAGCGACGGCCTGGTGGACGACCACACTCCAATGTACCGCCAGAAGAACCCGCGCCCCACATCCACTCCGGTATCCGCCGTTCTAAGA CTATTCCTTCGCCAAATGGGTGAAAGAGGGTCCATACTGGTATTCTTGGCAAAGCTACTGGATTGCGGTCAGGTAAATTGTCGTGATCGAAGTCCACACAAAACATAG